The Thermincola ferriacetica genomic interval CCAAGGATGCAGAGAATGCTCCAGTTTATGCAGGACCGAGGCTTCCTGCGAATCAGATTCCACCGGAATAAGCATGCCCAAAATCACCCCGGCAATGGTAGCATGTATCCCGGACTTCAGTATCGCCAGCCAAAAGACTCCGCCTAAGATCAGGTAAAAAGATATTTTCTGCACTTTTAATTTGCACCCAATAAATAAAATCAGCGCTACAATCAAAGCTGCCGCCAAAGCCTTTACAGATATATGGGCTGTATAAAATAAGGCTATGACCAGGACCGCACCTATGTCGTCGACTATAGCCAGCGCGGTAAGAAACAACGCCAAATTCCGGGGAACGGATCTACCGACAAGAGAAATGCAACCTAAAGCAAAAGCGATGTCAGTGGCCATGGGAATTCCCCAGCCAGATATTGCATCACTGCCGGCGTTAAACCAAGTAAAAATTAAGGCGGGTACCACCATACCCCCAACAGCCGCCCCTACCGGTAAAGCAGCTTTTCGTATGGAACTTAGTTCCCCGGCCACAATCTCCCGCTTAATTTCCAGACCTACCACCAAGAAAAATATTGCCATCAACCCGTCATTGATCCACAGAATTAACGGTTTTGACAGGGCAAGGCCATCAAAACCTATCGTAAATTTGGCTCCAAAAAGAGCATCATAAATCGGCTTCCAGGGTGAGTTGGCCCAGATCAAAGCAGCGACAGTGGCTATTAACAGAAGGATACCACCAGATGACTCCATTTTAAAAAATTCTTCAAACGGCCGGATAGCTTTGGCGGAAATAATTCTGATTGCTTTTATACCCTTTTTTGCTTTCCTGATCACGCAAATCCCTCCAAAAAGCAATTTTAAAATGAACAAAAGTCTCTATACGGAACTTAAAGGAAACTTTTATTGATATCCGGAAATCATGCTTTGAGGTTATCCACAATTTTACCTCAAAGCATAATTCCCTAGATATTAAAAAAGAGTAGTCTGAAAAAGACTACTCCCCCCTAGAAGTCGATTCCTTGCATCCCGGCT includes:
- the nhaA gene encoding Na+/H+ antiporter NhaA, with translation MIRKAKKGIKAIRIISAKAIRPFEEFFKMESSGGILLLIATVAALIWANSPWKPIYDALFGAKFTIGFDGLALSKPLILWINDGLMAIFFLVVGLEIKREIVAGELSSIRKAALPVGAAVGGMVVPALIFTWFNAGSDAISGWGIPMATDIAFALGCISLVGRSVPRNLALFLTALAIVDDIGAVLVIALFYTAHISVKALAAALIVALILFIGCKLKVQKISFYLILGGVFWLAILKSGIHATIAGVILGMLIPVESDSQEASVLHKLEHSLHPWVTYLIMPVFALANAGVEINLGNLASQLKTSVFLGIILGLFLGKQIGIAGFSYIMVKAKLAVLPRDVHWRHIYGAGILGGIGFTMSLFIASLAFINPDLLSTAKIAIITGSAVSATAGMIFLRLAGRELPNKKTSPV